In Populus alba chromosome 9, ASM523922v2, whole genome shotgun sequence, a genomic segment contains:
- the LOC118058996 gene encoding indole-3-acetic acid-induced protein ARG7-like: MAIRLPGLAKQSLRRSFSTANKASSKYLDVPKGFLAVYVGETEKKRFVVPVSYLNQPSFQDLLSKAEEEFGFDHPMGGLTIPCPEETFLHVTSSLSRF; this comes from the coding sequence ATGGCTATTCGTCTGCCTGGTCTGGCTAAACAGAGTCTCCGTAGGTCTTTCTCGACAGCAAATAAAGCTTCATCAAAGTATTTGGATGTACCGAAAGGTTTCCTAGCTGTTTATGTGGGAGAAACcgagaagaagagatttgtgGTTCCAGTTTCCTATTTGAACCAGCCTTCATTTCAAGATTTGCTGAGTAAGGCTGAGGAGGAATTCGGCTTTGATCATCCAATGGGTGGTTTAACCATTCCTTGTCCCGAAGAGACTTTCCTTCATGTCACCTCTAGCTTGAGTAGATTCTAA